In Nocardioides sp. JQ2195, a genomic segment contains:
- a CDS encoding formimidoylglutamate deiminase: MSATFLLERALIDDRVEADVLVVVEDGRFTEVLPGRDRHLPAGESPSSRVPGVTSEPVRLAGLSIPGLANCHSHAFHRALRGRTQQVGADGSPGSFWTWREQMYAVAQRLDPDSYHDLARATYREMLSAGITAVGEFHYLHHQPDGTPYADPNAMGHALVAAAKDAGIRIALLDTCYLAAGIGRAPEGVQVRYSDGDAERWAQRVDQLRGDESTVIGAAIHSVRAVPKEQIPTISRWARADTPDGRPLHVHLSEQVAENEQCHAAHGCTPTELLDDCGALGPMTSAVHATHLTDHDLALVGGASAHACFCPTTERDLGDGIGPSRALFDHGARLTLGSDSHAVIDPFEEMRAVELDERLATQQRGHWSAVELLGAATHQGHASLGFADAGRIAVGQRADLVTLDTTSTRTAGTGAGPETAVFAAVAEDVRQVMVDGLVHEAGAIRDEVGPELERAVRSVSEQPVSRRAASEGMR; the protein is encoded by the coding sequence GTGAGCGCGACCTTCCTGCTCGAGCGAGCGCTGATCGACGACCGGGTCGAGGCCGACGTGCTCGTGGTCGTCGAGGACGGCCGGTTCACCGAGGTGCTGCCCGGCCGAGACCGCCACCTCCCGGCCGGGGAGTCACCCTCTTCTCGGGTACCCGGGGTGACGAGCGAGCCTGTGAGGCTGGCGGGGCTGAGCATCCCGGGCCTGGCGAACTGTCACTCGCACGCGTTCCACCGGGCGCTGCGCGGACGCACCCAGCAGGTGGGGGCTGACGGGAGCCCGGGCAGCTTCTGGACCTGGCGCGAGCAGATGTACGCCGTGGCGCAGCGGCTCGACCCCGACAGCTACCACGACCTGGCGAGGGCCACCTATCGGGAGATGCTCTCGGCCGGCATCACCGCGGTGGGCGAGTTCCACTACCTGCACCACCAACCCGACGGCACGCCCTATGCCGATCCCAACGCGATGGGCCACGCGCTGGTCGCAGCGGCGAAGGACGCCGGCATCCGGATCGCGCTGCTCGACACCTGCTACCTCGCGGCAGGGATCGGGAGGGCTCCCGAGGGCGTCCAGGTGCGCTACTCCGACGGCGACGCCGAGCGCTGGGCCCAGCGCGTCGACCAGCTGCGCGGTGACGAGTCCACCGTCATCGGAGCGGCGATCCACTCGGTGCGAGCGGTCCCGAAGGAGCAGATCCCGACGATCTCCCGATGGGCACGGGCCGACACGCCTGACGGCCGGCCCCTCCACGTCCACCTCAGCGAGCAGGTCGCCGAGAACGAGCAGTGCCACGCCGCCCACGGCTGCACGCCGACGGAACTGCTCGACGACTGCGGCGCGCTCGGCCCGATGACCAGCGCCGTGCACGCCACCCACCTCACCGACCACGACCTCGCCCTGGTCGGCGGCGCCAGCGCACATGCCTGCTTCTGCCCGACGACCGAGCGTGACCTGGGCGACGGGATCGGCCCGTCCCGCGCGCTCTTCGACCACGGCGCCCGACTCACGCTCGGTTCCGACAGCCACGCCGTGATCGACCCGTTCGAGGAGATGCGTGCGGTCGAGCTCGACGAACGCCTGGCCACCCAGCAGCGCGGCCACTGGAGTGCCGTGGAGCTGCTCGGGGCGGCGACCCACCAGGGGCACGCCAGCCTCGGCTTCGCCGACGCCGGACGGATCGCGGTCGGCCAGCGCGCCGACCTGGTCACCCTCGACACCACGTCGACCCGCACCGCCGGCACCGGGGCGGGCCCGGAGACGGCCGTCTTCGCGGCCGTCGCCGAGGACGTCCGACAGGTCATGGTCGACGGCCTCGTCCACGAGGCAGGTGCGATCCGGGACGAGGTCGGCCCGGAGCTGGAGCGGGCCGTCCGGTCGGTCAGCGAACAACCCGTCAGCCGTCGAGCAGCCAGCGAAGGAATGCGATGA
- a CDS encoding nitroreductase family protein has product MEFGEVVRRRRMIRRYADRPVDAAVVDRLLDHATRAPSAGFSQGWAFLRLDTPDSVARFWEATSPDPGASNPWLDGMRTAPVVIVPMSNESTYLDRYAERDKAGSDQRWPVPYWHIDTGMASLLILQTAVDEGLGACFFGIPGQRHDAFRAEFDVPGDYTPIGAITVGHRPADTGSSGSAARRRRKDTAEVVHRNGW; this is encoded by the coding sequence ATGGAGTTCGGAGAGGTCGTCCGTCGACGCCGCATGATCCGCAGGTACGCCGACAGGCCGGTCGACGCTGCCGTCGTCGACCGGCTCCTCGATCACGCCACCCGGGCCCCGAGCGCTGGCTTCAGCCAGGGCTGGGCGTTCCTGCGCCTTGACACCCCCGACTCCGTGGCGCGGTTCTGGGAAGCCACCAGTCCCGACCCGGGCGCCTCCAACCCCTGGCTCGACGGCATGCGCACGGCTCCGGTGGTGATCGTCCCGATGTCCAACGAGTCGACCTACCTGGACCGCTACGCCGAACGGGACAAGGCCGGCTCCGACCAACGGTGGCCGGTGCCCTACTGGCACATCGACACCGGCATGGCGTCCCTGTTGATCCTGCAGACCGCCGTCGACGAAGGGCTCGGTGCGTGCTTCTTCGGCATCCCCGGCCAGAGGCACGACGCGTTCCGTGCGGAGTTCGACGTACCCGGCGACTACACGCCGATCGGCGCGATCACCGTCGGTCACCGGCCTGCCGACACCGGCTCGTCCGGTTCCGCGGCGAGGCGACGACGCAAGGACACCGCAGAGGTCGTGCACCGCAACGGTTGGTGA
- a CDS encoding M20/M25/M40 family metallo-hydrolase — protein MARPTTPIERLQALIRIPTVSHADRDRIDPAPFRAFAHQLEESFPLLHAHLAKTAVHEHGMLFHWRGRSDTKPLVLMAHIDVVPVEETDTWQHPAFGAEVHDGILWGRGTLDDKGCLAGICEAVEQLLERDFTPEQDVWLSFGCDEEVMGEAAPAAVEMLKEQGVEPWMVLDEGGAVAHDAFPGVKPPLAVIGVTEKGITNVRLSVEGRGGHASMPTRMDTTARLARAILRLDQSPFPSSVPEPTIEMFRRLADHLPLPLRPIARNVVRLKPALARALVAAGPESAAMTRTTTVVTTLTGSPANNVIASHATAGINVRIMVGDTVAGVVERIRSVVNDKRVQVDIVESNEPSPLSPTDDDAFRLLESAIAETFPDAVATPYVMMGATDSRFFTAICPRVYRFAPFRMTRAQRESIHSYDERIGVDDYLEGIDFYRRLVEGIR, from the coding sequence ATGGCCCGCCCCACCACACCGATCGAGCGACTCCAGGCACTGATCCGGATCCCGACGGTCTCCCACGCGGATCGCGACCGGATCGACCCGGCACCGTTCCGGGCGTTCGCGCACCAGCTCGAGGAGAGCTTTCCGCTGCTGCACGCGCACCTGGCGAAGACCGCTGTCCACGAGCACGGGATGCTCTTCCACTGGCGTGGACGGAGCGACACGAAGCCCCTCGTGCTGATGGCACACATCGACGTCGTCCCGGTCGAGGAGACCGACACCTGGCAGCACCCCGCCTTCGGCGCCGAGGTCCACGACGGGATCCTCTGGGGCCGCGGCACCCTCGACGACAAGGGTTGCCTGGCCGGGATCTGCGAGGCCGTCGAGCAGCTCCTCGAGCGCGACTTCACTCCCGAGCAGGACGTCTGGCTGAGCTTCGGCTGCGACGAGGAGGTGATGGGAGAGGCCGCTCCCGCAGCCGTCGAGATGCTGAAGGAGCAAGGGGTCGAGCCGTGGATGGTGCTCGACGAGGGCGGTGCCGTCGCACATGACGCGTTCCCCGGCGTGAAGCCACCCCTGGCCGTCATCGGAGTCACCGAGAAGGGCATCACCAACGTCCGGCTCAGCGTCGAGGGTCGCGGCGGCCACGCCAGCATGCCGACGAGGATGGACACCACCGCCCGACTGGCGCGCGCCATCCTGCGCCTGGACCAGAGCCCGTTCCCCAGCTCGGTCCCGGAGCCGACGATCGAGATGTTCCGCCGTCTGGCCGACCACCTCCCGCTGCCGTTGCGCCCGATCGCACGCAACGTCGTGCGGCTCAAGCCGGCCCTGGCCAGGGCACTGGTCGCCGCCGGACCCGAGTCGGCCGCGATGACGCGCACGACGACCGTGGTCACCACGCTCACCGGCTCGCCGGCCAACAACGTGATCGCATCGCACGCCACCGCCGGGATCAACGTGCGGATCATGGTCGGTGACACCGTGGCCGGCGTGGTCGAGCGGATCCGCTCGGTGGTCAACGACAAGCGGGTGCAGGTCGACATCGTCGAGAGCAACGAGCCGAGCCCGCTGTCCCCCACCGACGACGACGCGTTCCGCCTGCTCGAGTCAGCGATCGCGGAGACGTTCCCCGACGCGGTGGCCACGCCCTACGTGATGATGGGCGCCACCGACTCCCGCTTCTTCACCGCGATCTGCCCGCGGGTCTACCGGTTCGCACCGTTCCGGATGACCAGGGCGCAACGCGAGTCCATCCACAGCTACGACGAACGGATCGGGGTCGACGACTACCTCGAGGGCATCGACTTCTATCGCCGACTGGTCGAGGGAATCAGATGA
- a CDS encoding allantoate amidohydrolase: protein MSFERMWQDLGPVGRSASSGGYFRQPFGSAERECHAWFLEECAARGLEVESDGNGNTVGWWRAGSGSSVLTGSHLDSVLDGGAYDGPLGVVSSLAAIDLLRDRGFVPSRPIGVGAFVEEEGSRFGLACLGSRLMTGATTPEAAQELRDRDGVHLLDAMAAAGLDPQLGRGTLLDDVGVFVELHVEQGRDLVDRGAAVGVASEIWPHGRFRFDFTGEANHAGTTRMEDRHDPMLTYAMTALAANKQARLSGERATFGRIEAVPNGTNAVPSRVTAWLDARCETDESLTRMLAEIERLGQDRAGRDGTALSVTPESVSAAVGFDADLARRLAVDHAGGDWPIIATQAGHDAGVLSAAGIPTAMLFVRNPTGVSHSPAESAEIADCLVGVEALADTLERLAG from the coding sequence GTGAGCTTCGAACGGATGTGGCAGGACCTGGGCCCGGTTGGGCGGTCGGCGAGCAGCGGCGGCTACTTCCGGCAGCCCTTCGGCTCGGCCGAGCGCGAGTGCCACGCGTGGTTCCTGGAGGAGTGCGCCGCTCGCGGGCTCGAGGTCGAGAGTGACGGCAACGGCAACACGGTCGGCTGGTGGCGGGCCGGCTCCGGCTCGTCCGTGCTGACCGGCTCCCACCTCGACTCCGTCTTGGACGGCGGTGCGTACGACGGCCCGCTCGGCGTCGTCTCGTCGCTTGCGGCGATCGACCTGCTCCGCGACCGCGGCTTCGTCCCGTCCCGGCCGATCGGCGTGGGTGCCTTCGTGGAGGAGGAAGGATCCAGGTTCGGCCTGGCCTGCCTGGGCTCGCGGCTGATGACGGGCGCGACCACCCCGGAGGCGGCGCAGGAGCTGCGCGACCGGGACGGTGTGCACCTCCTCGACGCGATGGCCGCCGCCGGACTGGATCCGCAGCTGGGCAGGGGGACGCTCCTCGACGACGTCGGTGTCTTCGTCGAGCTCCACGTCGAGCAAGGACGCGATCTCGTCGACCGCGGCGCCGCCGTGGGCGTGGCCAGCGAGATCTGGCCGCACGGGCGCTTCCGGTTCGACTTCACCGGCGAGGCGAACCACGCCGGCACCACCCGCATGGAGGATCGGCACGACCCGATGCTGACCTATGCGATGACCGCCCTGGCCGCCAACAAGCAGGCCCGGCTCTCGGGCGAGCGAGCCACGTTCGGCCGGATCGAGGCGGTGCCCAACGGCACCAACGCCGTTCCGTCGCGGGTGACCGCCTGGCTCGACGCCCGGTGCGAGACCGACGAGTCGCTGACGCGGATGCTCGCCGAGATCGAGCGCCTCGGCCAGGACCGAGCCGGTCGCGACGGCACCGCGCTCTCAGTGACCCCCGAGTCGGTCTCGGCCGCGGTCGGCTTCGACGCCGACCTGGCCCGCCGCCTGGCGGTCGACCACGCGGGCGGGGACTGGCCGATCATCGCCACCCAGGCCGGTCATGATGCCGGCGTGCTCTCGGCGGCCGGCATCCCGACAGCGATGCTCTTCGTGCGGAATCCGACCGGGGTCTCGCACTCCCCGGCCGAGTCGGCCGAGATCGCCGACTGCCTGGTCGGCGTCGAGGCGCTCGCCGACACCCTCGAGAGGCTGGCCGGGTGA
- a CDS encoding helix-turn-helix transcriptional regulator — protein MAPAGTMSTLVGRDAELAELSSTLGILPTRVEARPGADAQPHVVLLAGDAGVGKTRLLTALRDVAFAEGWQVVAGHCLDFGDSALPYLPFSEVMGRLAADLPEVVDTVAGLHPGLSRLQPGRRMLSGELGEPGQATVDRADIFEAVHALLERAAEKAPLLLVIEDAHWADQSTRDLISFLCSRPFVPPVGVVISYRAEDLHRRHPLRAQVAEWTRVRGVHRMLLEPLGPVAVRALIRELHPEALPESGVSDIVLRAEGNAFFVEELVGAAWDSRVPDDLADLLLVRLDRLDDTGRQVVRAISAAGRKITHDLLVEASGVKPDDLDRALRSAIDSHVLVTAGDDSYAFRHALLAEAIYDDLLPGERVRLHASYAEALRDGRARGTAAELARHARAAMDFETALKASVQAGDEARAVGGPDESARHYEHALEIAADPKLAVGVEVAPLVVKASEALVANGQMHRALTLLERHLASLGDETEPVDRAQLHLAAAHTALLFDSDTDWLKHAEDGLALTPAEPTRERAKLLALFARVMLASDDKQRARDAAVEALALSERHNLPKTAADVTTTIIGLDKQAPMEELQVALEEAVQRARTTGAVNAELRALFILGRAHQDRGHFPEACEAFAQAATRAAEAGVPWAPYAFDSRFMHAQIAFTVGMWESVLSLTDMAGQSPPPVSEALLLTLRLAVGSARGENQLAALKRLRKHWSREGVVAIFSAPVEIEAFGRAGRPQAAVEAHDLLVDTLSPNWGEFFQARVRLSAVTIAALSESVPVMSSDDRATYAEVAERLLAAGHRALESRAEAQVLWGPEGRAWAKRLDAELLRWRWLVGVDTPPLEELTEVWRETVTLFEDLGNPHELAWSRARLASVLRASGDPAAAREVADRARQAAASLGATPLIEVLKLLGSTPVRAASTGSTALTPRETEILTLVAAGRTNGEIAKQLFISAKTVSVHVSNVLGKLGAAGRTEAAAIARRRGLIAD, from the coding sequence GTGGCTCCAGCCGGAACGATGTCGACCCTCGTCGGACGCGATGCCGAACTTGCCGAGCTCAGCTCGACACTCGGAATCCTTCCGACGAGGGTCGAGGCGCGCCCGGGCGCGGACGCCCAGCCGCACGTGGTCCTGCTGGCCGGGGACGCGGGCGTGGGCAAGACCCGGTTGCTGACCGCCCTGCGCGATGTTGCCTTCGCCGAGGGGTGGCAGGTCGTTGCCGGCCACTGCCTCGACTTCGGCGACAGTGCGCTGCCTTACCTCCCGTTCTCCGAGGTGATGGGTCGCTTGGCCGCGGACCTGCCCGAGGTGGTCGACACGGTTGCCGGCCTGCACCCCGGACTGTCCCGGCTCCAGCCCGGTCGCCGCATGCTCTCCGGAGAGCTGGGGGAGCCGGGGCAGGCGACCGTCGACCGCGCCGACATCTTCGAGGCGGTGCATGCCCTTCTCGAGCGTGCCGCCGAGAAGGCGCCGCTCCTCCTGGTGATCGAGGACGCCCACTGGGCCGACCAGTCGACGCGTGACCTGATCAGCTTCTTGTGCTCGCGTCCGTTCGTCCCACCGGTGGGCGTGGTGATCAGCTATCGCGCCGAGGACCTGCATCGCCGCCACCCCCTGCGTGCGCAGGTCGCCGAGTGGACCCGGGTCCGTGGGGTCCACCGCATGCTGCTCGAGCCGCTCGGACCAGTCGCGGTGCGGGCCCTGATCCGTGAGCTCCACCCCGAGGCGCTCCCCGAGTCGGGGGTGTCCGACATCGTCCTGCGCGCCGAGGGCAATGCCTTCTTCGTCGAGGAGCTGGTCGGCGCCGCCTGGGACTCCCGGGTCCCCGACGACCTGGCCGACCTGCTGCTGGTGCGCCTGGACCGGCTCGACGACACCGGCCGCCAGGTGGTGCGGGCCATCTCCGCCGCCGGCCGGAAGATCACCCACGACCTCCTGGTCGAGGCCAGCGGAGTCAAGCCCGACGACCTCGACCGCGCGCTGCGCAGCGCGATCGACTCCCACGTGCTGGTCACCGCTGGGGACGACTCCTATGCGTTCCGGCACGCGCTGCTGGCCGAGGCGATCTATGACGACCTGCTCCCGGGTGAACGGGTGCGGCTGCACGCGTCGTACGCCGAGGCGTTGCGCGACGGCCGCGCCCGGGGCACCGCCGCGGAGCTGGCCCGTCACGCCCGGGCGGCGATGGACTTCGAGACCGCGCTGAAGGCAAGCGTGCAGGCGGGTGACGAGGCGCGAGCCGTCGGTGGTCCGGACGAGTCGGCCCGCCACTACGAGCACGCGCTGGAGATCGCGGCCGACCCGAAGCTGGCCGTGGGCGTGGAGGTGGCACCGCTCGTCGTCAAGGCCAGCGAGGCGCTGGTCGCCAACGGCCAGATGCATCGCGCGTTGACCCTGCTCGAACGACACCTGGCCTCACTGGGTGACGAGACCGAGCCCGTCGACCGTGCCCAGCTGCACCTGGCTGCCGCACACACCGCGCTGCTCTTCGACAGCGACACCGACTGGCTCAAGCACGCGGAGGACGGCCTGGCCCTGACTCCCGCCGAGCCGACGCGTGAGCGGGCCAAGCTGCTGGCGCTGTTCGCCCGGGTGATGCTGGCCAGCGACGACAAGCAACGCGCCCGTGACGCCGCCGTGGAGGCGCTGGCCCTGTCCGAGCGGCACAACCTGCCCAAGACCGCCGCCGACGTGACCACCACGATCATCGGCCTCGACAAGCAGGCCCCGATGGAGGAGCTGCAGGTCGCCCTCGAGGAGGCGGTGCAGCGAGCCCGCACGACGGGTGCGGTGAACGCCGAGCTGCGGGCACTCTTCATCCTCGGACGCGCCCACCAGGACCGTGGCCACTTCCCGGAGGCCTGCGAGGCGTTCGCCCAGGCAGCCACCCGGGCCGCCGAAGCCGGGGTCCCGTGGGCTCCGTACGCCTTCGACTCGCGATTCATGCACGCCCAGATCGCCTTCACCGTGGGGATGTGGGAGTCGGTCCTGTCCCTGACCGACATGGCGGGCCAGTCGCCCCCACCGGTGTCGGAGGCCCTGCTCCTCACCCTGCGCCTCGCCGTGGGCAGCGCCCGCGGGGAGAACCAGCTGGCCGCGCTCAAGCGGCTTCGCAAGCACTGGAGTCGCGAAGGGGTGGTGGCGATCTTCTCCGCCCCGGTCGAGATCGAGGCCTTCGGGAGGGCCGGGAGACCCCAGGCAGCCGTGGAGGCCCACGACCTGCTCGTCGACACCCTCTCGCCGAACTGGGGCGAGTTCTTCCAGGCACGGGTGCGGCTCTCAGCGGTCACGATCGCCGCGCTGTCGGAGAGCGTTCCGGTGATGAGCAGCGACGACCGAGCGACGTACGCCGAGGTGGCGGAGCGGCTGCTCGCAGCCGGCCACCGGGCGCTCGAGTCCCGCGCCGAGGCCCAGGTGCTGTGGGGTCCCGAGGGGCGGGCCTGGGCCAAGCGGCTCGATGCGGAGCTGTTGCGCTGGCGTTGGCTGGTCGGCGTCGACACCCCGCCGCTGGAGGAGCTCACCGAGGTGTGGCGCGAGACCGTGACCCTCTTCGAGGATCTCGGGAACCCGCACGAGCTGGCGTGGAGCAGGGCGCGGTTGGCCTCGGTGCTGCGGGCCTCCGGAGACCCGGCCGCCGCGCGGGAGGTGGCCGACCGGGCACGACAGGCCGCCGCGAGCCTGGGCGCGACACCGCTCATCGAGGTGCTCAAGCTGCTCGGAAGCACGCCTGTGCGCGCCGCATCGACGGGCTCGACCGCGCTGACCCCGAGGGAGACGGAGATCCTCACCCTGGTGGCGGCGGGGCGCACGAACGGCGAGATCGCCAAACAGCTCTTCATCAGTGCGAAGACGGTCAGCGTGCACGTCTCCAACGTCCTGGGCAAGCTCGGCGCCGCCGGCCGCACGGAGGCTGCCGCGATTGCTCGCAGGCGTGGCCTGATCGCGGACTGA
- the hutI gene encoding imidazolonepropionase encodes MSTTASTSPSTPPSTLVTNIGELTTWDPEQPIVRAAAFVIEAGAVAWTGPAAQAPAADTAYDAGGRAVIPGFVDSHSHLVFAGDRAEEFSARMAGQPYAAGGIRTTVRATREASDEQLTSHVARLVQEMRRQGTTTLEIKSGYGLSVRDEARSLAIARQFTEETTFLGAHVVPEGIEPEDYVAEVTGPMLEAAAPHARWVDVFCERGAFDADQARAVLTAGVARGLRPRMHANQLGEGPGVRLACELGLVAVDHCTYLSDDDVAALRDSGTIATLLPGVEFSTKHPFPDARALLDAGVSVAIATDCNPGSCFTSSMPFCIALAVREMGLTPTEALAAATRGGADALARDDVGTLQPGARADFAVLDAPNHLHLAYRPGVPLVQETWVRGARC; translated from the coding sequence ATGAGCACCACTGCCAGCACCTCTCCGAGCACCCCACCCAGCACTCTCGTGACCAACATCGGCGAGCTCACCACGTGGGACCCGGAGCAACCGATCGTCCGGGCGGCGGCGTTCGTCATCGAGGCGGGTGCGGTGGCGTGGACCGGCCCGGCGGCACAGGCGCCCGCGGCCGACACGGCGTACGACGCGGGGGGCCGCGCGGTCATCCCCGGCTTCGTCGACAGCCACTCCCACCTGGTCTTCGCCGGTGACCGGGCCGAGGAGTTCAGCGCCCGGATGGCCGGGCAGCCCTACGCCGCTGGCGGAATCCGGACGACGGTGCGCGCGACGCGCGAGGCCAGCGACGAGCAGCTGACCTCGCACGTGGCCAGGCTGGTGCAGGAGATGCGCCGGCAGGGCACCACGACCCTGGAGATCAAGAGCGGCTACGGGCTGAGCGTGCGCGACGAAGCCCGCTCGCTGGCCATCGCCCGGCAGTTCACCGAGGAGACCACGTTCCTCGGCGCCCACGTCGTCCCCGAGGGGATCGAGCCCGAGGACTACGTCGCCGAGGTCACCGGTCCGATGCTCGAGGCGGCGGCACCCCATGCGCGTTGGGTCGACGTGTTCTGCGAGCGCGGTGCCTTCGACGCCGACCAGGCACGGGCCGTGCTGACCGCGGGTGTTGCCCGAGGACTCCGGCCCCGCATGCACGCCAACCAGCTCGGCGAGGGTCCCGGCGTCCGCCTGGCCTGTGAGCTCGGCCTGGTGGCCGTCGACCACTGCACCTACCTCAGCGACGACGACGTCGCTGCGTTGCGCGACTCCGGAACGATCGCGACGCTGCTGCCGGGGGTCGAGTTCTCGACCAAGCACCCGTTCCCCGACGCGCGGGCACTCCTGGATGCCGGGGTGTCGGTCGCGATCGCCACCGACTGCAACCCGGGCTCGTGCTTCACCAGCTCGATGCCGTTCTGCATCGCCCTGGCCGTGCGCGAGATGGGGCTGACCCCGACCGAGGCGCTCGCCGCGGCCACGCGTGGCGGCGCCGACGCGCTGGCTCGTGACGACGTCGGGACCCTGCAGCCGGGCGCCCGCGCCGACTTCGCCGTGCTCGACGCACCGAACCACCTGCACCTGGCCTACCGCCCCGGCGTACCCCTCGTGCAGGAGACCTGGGTCCGCGGAGCGCGGTGCTGA
- a CDS encoding MFS transporter, which yields MTATEERRSPAVPGLWAIVGFLVCVELASGVLQGYYTPIFSDIADHLGIRDADVNWFEAAQLILSALVVPLLARLGDLIGHRNVLLISTAVTALGSWMLAFAPSFTTFLIGWALQGAYVVWLPLEIAIIHRRTAASGQQALLTRRAAAFLVAALEIGVIIGAVTSGALVEATSMTFLLTLPAIVVTACFFVIFFGIEDVRGASTGGVDLPGLGLITLTLGLVMGGLIAIRLQGAESLLAWGLIVAGLLSLVPFVRFEARLAEPLIDVRLFAESRQWPIQLTAFLFGMSVLGAQIPLSTFARTDPDEVGYGLGAGAGFVSTLIALYVITLVVGALSLPLAARLVGPRGALITGCLLVALGYGLFLPFHDSTVQALVNMGIAGLGSGALVAALPAAAADAAPAERTGFATGMTNATKTVGGAIASAVFAIALSATGSLEDPSEGHAALGGYLTVWAVCAAAAMVAAVALLVLPKPDPTEGTA from the coding sequence ATGACCGCGACGGAGGAGCGCAGGAGTCCGGCCGTTCCCGGGCTCTGGGCGATCGTCGGGTTCCTGGTCTGCGTCGAGCTCGCCAGCGGGGTCCTGCAGGGCTACTACACCCCGATCTTCAGCGACATCGCCGACCACCTCGGCATCCGCGACGCCGACGTCAACTGGTTCGAGGCAGCCCAGCTGATTCTCTCCGCCCTGGTCGTTCCGTTGCTGGCCCGCCTCGGCGACCTCATCGGGCACCGCAACGTGCTGCTCATCTCGACCGCGGTGACCGCCCTCGGCTCCTGGATGCTGGCCTTCGCACCGTCGTTCACCACGTTCCTGATCGGCTGGGCGCTCCAGGGGGCGTACGTCGTGTGGTTGCCGCTCGAGATCGCGATCATCCACCGCCGCACCGCCGCGAGCGGCCAGCAGGCACTGCTCACCCGCCGGGCAGCGGCGTTCCTCGTCGCCGCCCTGGAGATCGGCGTGATCATCGGTGCGGTGACCAGCGGTGCCCTGGTCGAGGCGACGTCCATGACGTTCCTGCTGACCCTGCCCGCGATCGTGGTGACCGCCTGCTTCTTCGTCATCTTCTTCGGCATCGAGGACGTGCGCGGTGCGTCGACGGGCGGGGTCGACCTGCCCGGCCTCGGGTTGATCACCCTCACCCTCGGGCTGGTCATGGGCGGCCTGATCGCGATCCGCCTGCAGGGCGCCGAGAGCCTCTTGGCGTGGGGCCTGATCGTGGCCGGGTTGCTCAGTCTCGTTCCGTTCGTCCGCTTCGAGGCCCGTCTGGCCGAGCCGCTGATCGACGTCCGCCTCTTCGCGGAGTCGCGCCAGTGGCCGATCCAGCTGACCGCGTTCCTGTTCGGCATGTCGGTCCTCGGTGCACAGATCCCGCTGTCCACGTTCGCCCGCACCGACCCGGACGAGGTCGGCTACGGCCTCGGCGCGGGGGCCGGGTTCGTGTCGACGTTGATCGCGCTCTACGTGATCACGCTCGTCGTCGGCGCACTGTCACTGCCCCTCGCCGCCCGACTGGTCGGACCACGGGGGGCGTTGATCACCGGCTGCCTGCTCGTCGCGCTGGGCTACGGCCTGTTCCTGCCGTTCCACGACTCGACGGTGCAGGCGCTGGTCAACATGGGCATCGCCGGGCTCGGGTCGGGCGCGCTGGTCGCAGCCCTACCCGCGGCGGCCGCGGACGCCGCACCCGCAGAGCGCACCGGATTCGCCACCGGGATGACCAACGCCACCAAGACGGTCGGCGGGGCCATCGCCTCGGCCGTCTTCGCGATCGCCCTGTCCGCGACAGGTTCCCTGGAGGACCCCAGCGAGGGACACGCAGCACTCGGCGGCTATCTGACAGTCTGGGCGGTCTGCGCCGCCGCGGCCATGGTCGCAGCCGTTGCCCTGCTGGTGCTCCCGAAGCCCGACCCCACCGAAGGAACCGCTTGA